Genomic segment of Iocasia fonsfrigidae:
TGGTAGATTACATGCCAAAGAAGAAAAGCAGGTTGTAAAAGATATGTGTTCTAAGATGAATATTAAAACTCCTACTATAGAAACAGATATTAATACTTTAAGTGGGGGTAACCAGCAGAAAGTGGTTTTAGCCAAATGGATGGTTAATGATCCTGATGTTTATCTTCTAGATGAACCTACCAGAGGTATTGATGTGGGGGCAAAATACGAAATTTATAAATTAATGATATCTTTGGCTAAACAGGGAAAAGGAATTGTAATGGTTTCATCAGAATTACCAGAGTTAATTGGTATGTGTGACAGAATATATGTAATGTCAGGAGGGACAATAACCGGTGAACTTAAAAGAGAAGAATTTTCTCAAAAAGCAATAATGAAACTGGCTGTAGGATTAAAATCATAGAAAGAGTGGTGATAGCGTGAAATTAGATTTAGATAGGAATTTTTCTAAATTAAAACAAAAATATGGAATACTTTTAGTCTTGATATTACTTATTACAGTTGCTTCATTTATAAATGGTAATTTCTTAACTATAAGAAATATAACTAATATATCAAGACAAATTTCCATAACAACTATTTTAGCTTTTGGAGAAACAATATTAATTATTTCTGGAATGTTAGATCTTTCTTCGGGTTCGGTGCTTGCTTTATCAGGTTTATTATCTGTTTCTGTATTTAAAATGACAGGCTCATTATTAATAGCGTTTATTATAGCAATTGCTGTAGCTGTTTTTTGTAATATTTTGAGTGGCATTATGGTTACTAAATTTAAAACCCCTCCATTTATAGCTACACTTGCTATGCTGGCTATGGCACGTGGTGCAGCTTTATTATATACAAATGGACAGAATATTTATCAGATAGGAGAGTATACAGTATTTGGACAAGGATCAATCGGAGTTATTCCTACTCCAATTATATTTTTAGTATTAATTGGTCTACTTACTTGGTATATTCTTAAACATACAAGACTTGGAAGGTCTCTTTATTCAATTGGGGGAAATGAGGAAGCTTCTATTGCCTCTGGAATTGATGTAAATAAAAATAAAATGATAGCGTTTATTATTAATGGTGTTTTTGTTGGTATAGCAGGTGTAATTTTTATGTCTCGTGTTAATGCTGGTCTTCCAAATGGAGCTCAGGGATTTGAGTTCGAAGCCTTGACCTCATCTATCATTGGTGGAACAAGTTTTTCTGGTGGTATTGGTACAGCTGGGGGGACTGTTATAGGGGCTTTTATAGTAGGAACTTTAAATAATATAATGAATCTCTCAGGGGTTAATTCATACTTACAACAAATTATTCGCGGTGCAATTATAGCTCTGGCAGTAATATATGATACTTATTCTAAGAATGTAAAGATCAAAAGTAAATTAGCTAAGGTAAAAGAGGAGTAAATCTTATTACTAAAGTGAATTATGTTTTATTGGTTGAAATGGCTAGTGCCGTTTTAATAAAAAAAATGAGGAGGGAATTATATTGAAAAAAGGTTTAATTATGATGATGATTTTAGTTTTTAGTGTATTGGCAGTTGGTGGTATAAGTGTTATGGCACAGGAAAATTATAAAATAGCTTATATAGCTAGAGCCCAGGGGGATTCTTTTGCAGCCTGGTTAGCTAACTCAGTGGAAAAAGAAGCTGAAAAATATAAGAATATTGAGGTTAAAGTATTTGATGGCCAGGCTTCTGATGCCAAACAGAATTCTTTAATTGAAAATTCAATTACTAATCAGTTTGATTTAGTAATTATTCAGCCTAATAATGGAGAAGCTCAGAGACCATATGCTGAAAAAGTAGTTGAAGCAGGAATAGAATTGATAACAACTAACGCCCGCATTGAAGGTATTGAAGGTGCTTCTTCTGTTGATGCTAATCCATATGCTCAAGCAGCAGTTAATGCCCGTAAAGCAGTTGAGCAAATACCTCAAAATGCCAATGTAGTTGTATTAAACGGACCTCCAGGAAACTTCCACGCTTCTGAAAGACGCAAAGCCTGGGAACAAGAATTTTTTAAAAAACGTCCTGATGTAGAAATTGTTGGTGAACAAATTGCTAACTGGAATAAAGGTGAAGCTATGAGATATATGGAAGACTGGGTTATGTCTAATGATAAAATTGATGCTATAATCTCAATGAATGATAATATGGCAGCTGGGGCTTTAGAAGTTGTTAAAAATGATTCACAGTTCGAAGATATTCTGGCATATGGTGTAGATGGTACTGCTGAGGCTTGTTTATTAATTAAGGAAGGAAAAATGACTTCTACTACTATGCAGAGTGCCTACGCTTTGGCTGAAAAACTATTGTGGGCTTCTAATCTTCTTTTAACTAATGAAGTAATTGAGATTCATACAGATATTAGTAATCCATTAGTTACACAGGAAAATGTAGATGAATATCTTGAAATGCACAAAGAGGCAGGTAATCTATAATAATTATTAGAGATTATAGCTTTAAATAGATAGATTTAATTGAAGAGTTATTGTAATACAATATCAAAAGCACACCTGAGTATATAAAATTATATACTTGGTTGTGCTTAATTATAAGTGACAAGAATTTCTAAAAATAGTATAAGAAAGGGAGATTTATAATGGATAAAATGAAAGTAGCTTTAATGCCCGAACCGGGTAAAATGGAAATTATAGAAAGAGATATACCTGAGATAAAAGATAATGAAGTTCTTGTAAAAATAGAACATGTTGGATTATGTGGTTCAGATCTGCATTATTATGAACATGGTAGAATCGGTGATTTTATTGTTAAAGACCCGATAGTACTTGGTCATGAATCTGCAGGTAGAGTTGTTAAGGCAGGAAAAAATACTGAAAAACTGGAAGTAGGAGATTATATTACTTTAGAGCCAGGTATTCCCTGCGGTATATGTGAATTCTGTAAAACAGGAAGATATAATCTTTGTCCAGATGTAGAATTTTTAGCAACTCCACCGTATGATGGAGCCTTTGCAGAATATTTAGCTTATCCAGAAAATATGTGTTTTAAACTTCCTGAAGGAATGGATACTGTTGAAGGTGCTCTTATTGAGCCTTTATCAGTTGGTTTTCATGCTGCCAATCAAGCTGATGCTAAAATTGGAGATACAGCAGTGGTATTAGGGGCAGGGTGTATAGGATTAGCTACATTAATGGCTCTTATGGCGAGAGGTATCAAAGAAGTTTATATGGCTGATTTGATAGATTTAAGATTAAATAAAGCTAGAGAAATTGGTGCTACTGAAGTATTTAATGCAAAGAAAGTTAATGCTGTAGAAGAGGTCATGAAGATGACAGATGGACAGGGTGTTGATCTAGTTATAGATACTGCAGGAAGTAAAATCACAGCACAGCAGACTGTTGAACTCGTTAAACGCGGTGGTAAAATTGTGCTTGTAGGAATGGCCGCAGACCCAGTATTCAAATTTGATTTTGGAAAATTACAGGCTAAAGAAGTACTTATCAATACTGTGTTTAGATATAGAAATATTTATCCTTCTGCTATTAAAGCTGTTGGGAGTGATTTAATAGATATAAAACAGATAGTTACTGACACTTTTGGATTCTTAGAAATTAAGGAAGCTTTTGATTATAATATAGAAAACAAAGATAAGACTGTTAAAATTGTTATTGATATGAATGAATAACCATAGAAAAAATAATAATTTGAAAATAATATTTAGGATCCACGATTTTTTAATTAACTTAAGTTTTTCATTGTAGAATTTGATTAATTTATTTTATCTTCTGGAAAGGGATTGAATTTAATAATTAAATATATTATAATAGTAAACAATATAAAAATCGAAATATAATTAAATCATTGAACAGGAATATTAGGTATGTTTTGCTGAAAAAAGAGAGCTAATGGTAGGTGAAAATTAGCCAGCAGACTGCTGAATCCACCTGGGAGTGATATAGTGAAAGTAGAGTAGTTATATCCGGGTCTGTCCGTTACAACAGCTGAGTGGTTTTATAGTATATTGTAAGCGATAGGATCATAAGGGTGGCACCGCGGGAAGTTAACTCCTCGTCCCTTCAGGGATGGGGAGTTTTTTAATTTTAGTTATATTAAAAAACTAGAAGGGGGATGTAATATGTTAGATTTAAGGTTTGTTCGTGAGAATACAGAGGTAGTGGCAGAAGCACTGAAAAAGAGGGGAAAGGATATTTCCTTAGATGAATTTATTAAACTGGATGAGGAGAGGAGGGAGATTCTTTATGAGGCAGAACAGTTAAAACATAAGCGGAATACTGTTTCTGCTCAGATAGGGGAGTTAAAGAGGGCAGGGGAAGAGGCCAGTGAGATAATCTCTGAAATGAAGGAAGTTTCTAATAAGATAAAAGACTATGATGAGAGATTAAATGAGATAGAAGATAGTTTATCCAGTATACTCCTTGGGATACCAAATATACCTCATGAAAGTGTACCTTTTGGAAAGGATGAGGATGATAATGTAGAGGTAAGGAAATGGGGGGAACCAAGGGACTTTGATTTTGAATATAAAGCCCACTGGGACCTGGGAGAGGAACTGGATATTCTTGATTTTGAACGGGGGTCAAAGGTAACAGGAACGCGGTTTACTTTCCTTAAAGGGGCAGGTGCCAGGCTGGAGAGGAGCCTGATTAATTTCATGCTGGATTTTCATGTTAAGGAACACGGCTATACAGAGGTATTTCCTCCCTTTATTGCCAATGCTGATAGTGCTACAGGTACCGGCCAACTCCCCAAGTTCGCCGAAGATATGTTTAAACTTGAGGAGCTGGATTATTACCTGATTCCTACTGCTGAAGTGCCTGTTACCAATATGTATCGTCAAGAAATTCTTAGTGCTGATGAATTACCCATAAATCATGTGGCCTATAGTGCCTGTTTCCGGGCAGAGGCCGGAGCACACGGCAGGGATACCAGGGGGATCATCAGACAGCATCAATTTAATAAGGTAGAGATGGTAAAGTTTGTAGAGCCTGTGGAATCATATAATGAACTGGAGAAAATAACACAAAATGCGGAAGAGATACTCCAGGAACTGGGGCTGCCTTACCGGGTAGTAATCCTTTGTACTGGTGACCTTACTTTTTCTTCAGCCAAGACCTATGATATAGAGGTCTGGATGCCAGCTTATAATACCTATCGAGAGATATCTTCCTGCAGTAATTTTGAGGATTTTCAGGCCAGACGGGCAAGTATAAAGTATAGGCCTGCACCAAAGGCTAAGGCTGAGTTTGTTCATACGCTTAACGGTTCTGGTCTGGCAGTCGGTAGAACAGTAGCAGCCATTCTGGAGAATTATCAAAATGAAGATGGGACTGTTACTGTTCCAGAGGTATTAAGACCATACATGGGTATTGACATTATTAAATAGTATTAAAATGATTACATTTCTGCAGCTGTAGCTGGGCTAGTAGGGTGTAATCTTTTTTTGAGGCTAATATAGTATGATTAGATGATTAGGGAAACTATGTGATTTTGAAATTGTGGATAAGCAAGTTATATATGAATAATTTTAATTCTGTAGCGACTCTAACTTTTTGTGGAGGCAGGACGCCGGAACAAAAAGTTGTGACAGAGAACGGAGGCAGGGATGCCGGAGTGAACGACAAGCGGAAGAATTAAAATTATTCTCGATCAATTTAGGATGATGTAGTCACTTTGTTCAAGTTTAGGAAACTATGCAATTTTTAAATTGTGGATAACTTTAAAGGCCGACAAATATATTTGTTTCCCTTGTCGTGCGCTACAGCGTCCTGCTTACGCTTACTGTCGAGAAATTGTCTTCCGGTGTCCTACCTCCAGCCAATTTCTAGAGTCGTCCAACAAATATATTTGTCTGGTTAATAGTTTGCTGATTAACTATGGGTAATAAATAGTTTGAGTTAAGAAAGTTGATGTTTTGATTAAGTTTGGGTGGCGAAGCCATTTTGTTCAAGTTTAGGAAACTATGCAATTTTGAAATTGTGGATAACTTTAAAGACCGACCAGTATATTTACTTACCTTGTCGTGCACCGCAGGCACTCCGCGGTCTAAGCAGAGCGTACAAGAAAATTAAGGTTGCACTATGGCGTCCTGCCTTCGTTTACTGTCGAGAAATTGTCTTCCGGCTCACTGACTCTTCTTTTTATAACGCATGGTCGAGTCAGTATCAGGCCATCGAGGCCAAGTTCCATGCCTCCAGACAATTTCTAGAGTCGTCCAGTAAATATATTGGGCTGGTTTATTATGATGAGTAGTTAACTTTGAGTGAAAAGTGGTTCTAAGAAAAAATTAATAATTAGTGATTAAGTCTGGGTGGCGGAGCCATTTTGTTCAGGTATAGGAAATTATGTGTTAAGCAGGTTTGTGGATAACTTAATAGAATTAATAAGTATTATGAAAAGAAAAGAGATACAAAAACAACATACGATTAAAAAAATATTTACTCATAATAATAACTGGAAAATCTTTAAAGATAACAGATTATCAGAAGTGGTTCCAGCTGATATGATAGATGATGTAATTGAACAGGTTGAAAGGGCATTGGGTTGTGGAAATCCTGAAAATGGATATACTTTATATAAATGTCTTGAATGTGGTCATGAGCATATAATTGGATTTAGCTGTAAAAGTCGTTTTTGTGTACGATGTGGCAAGAAATATATAGATAATTGGGTTGAGAAACAAGTAGAGAATATACTTGATACAAGTCATAGACATTTAGTATTTACATTACCAGAACAATTAAGAGGGTATGTATATTGGCATAGAGATTTATTGAAAGATATGTGCGATGCAGTAAATGAATTAATTCAAGATTACTATGATAAACAATCAAAGGAAAAAGAATATCAAGTTGGAGTAATAACAGTAGTTCATACTTTTGGGAGGGATGTAGGGTTTAATCCTCATATCCATGCTCTATTAACAGAAGGAGCATTAGATAAATATAAGCAGTGGAAGCATATTGGATATATTTCATATCCATATTTAAGAAAGTCATGGCAGAAAGTATTACTTAATATATTTCGAAAGTATTTCAAAGAGGACTTAAAGGTTCAGAATTTAGTAAGAGAACTGTATCAAAAATATCCTAATGGATTTTATGTAAATGCTGAATCTAGACTAATTAATGCTAGAGGTGCAACTAGATATATTGGTAGATATCTAGCACGTCCAGCTATGGCTGAATATAGAATACTAGAGTATGATGGTAAGAAGGTAAGGTTTTGGTATGAAGACCATAATACGAAAAAAAGAAAAGAATTACTGCTTGATGTATTAGACTTTATAGGTAGATTGATAATGCATGTACCTAAAAAGTATTTTAAGATGGTAAGAAGATATGGGTTATATAGTAGAGGTTTTAATAAAAAAGTAAAAAAGATAGTATCACTATGGAAATACATGAAGAAAAGACAGTTAAAACTAATAGTGGTAGAAAAGAAAAAAAGAGTAATGAGATGGCGAGAAAATATTATAAAAAGTTTTGATAGAGACCCATTAATATGTAGGAAATGTGGTTCGGAGATGGTATTATATGAGATATGGAGTCCTAAACATGATTTTATTTATCATTTTGAACATACAGATGAAAATGGACGACATATAAAAAGATATCCATGGGAGGAGGATCCTAGAATTGAAAGACGAAAAAGAGCGAGACAACTGGGAACTACCATTCCATTCCCCGGACCACCAAGAAGAATGGTATGTTTATAGATGTCCAAAGTGTGGGATGGATGATCATGTACCTGATTTTGTAGTAGATGAGTTTGCAATGGTTCAAAAATTGAAAGAAGGGGAAATGCCTGGAGTGGCATGTCCTGAATGTCTTACAAAGATGGTTTTTGAATCATCTTATATTAAATACCCCTACCGTAAAACAGAAGGGGATTCTGAGTTGCAGTAGGGTGGCGGAGCCATTTTGTTCATTCAAAATTAAATTAAGGTGGGGGATTTTATGGAGAAAACAAAGGTAATTGCCCATCGTGGTGCAGCTGCTTATGCACCTGAAAATACACTTCCTTCTTTTGAAAAAGCGGTGGATATGGGTGTTGATGGTCTGGAGCTGGATGTTCATCTCAGTAAGGATAGGGAAGTTGTTGTTATTCATGATGAAAGGATAGATCAGACCAGTAATGGTACAGGCTTTGTTAAAGATTTAACTCTGGCAGAACTAAAGAATTTCGATTTTGGCAGCTGGTTTAACATGAATTTTTGTCAAACTAAAATACCTACTTTAGAGGAGGTTATTGAACTCCTGGATAGAAAAAAGTGGACAGGTTTATTAAATATCGAAATAAAAAGTGGTATTGTTATTTACCCTGGTATTGAAGAGAAACTCATTGATATAGTAAGAGAAAATAACCTAGGGGATAGGGTAATATTTTCTTCTTTTAATCATCAGTGTTTAAAGGTAATAAAAGAAATTGAAGAAAAAGCAGAGATTGGTTTACTTTATGTTTCTAATATTATTGATCCCTGGTTATATGCTGAATATCTGGGGGCTGCTGCTTTACATCCTGAATTTCATATTGTTTATAATAACCCACATTTGGTAGAAAAATGTAGAGAGAAATCTATTGCTATAAATACCTACACAGTAGATAAGGAAAAACATTTGACGGGGCTATTTAAATATAAAATTGATGGTATTATTACTAATAAACCGGATTTAGCCTTGAAAGTTCGTAGGAAATATCAATAAAATTGCAATATATAAAAGAGTATAAGACAAGGACCATTTTTTGGAATTGTTTATTTTAAATAATTTCTTGACAATAATAAGTGATTTTGATAAAATTATATTAAATTAGGTGGGATACCCCACTGCTACATCAAAATGGAGCTGTATTTATGAAAATTAGTATAAATAAAAATAGTCATATTCCTATATATTTTCAAATACAAAAGCAGATTAGAAAAGCAATTGAAAAAGTTAAGATAAAGCCTGGAGAGCAGTTGCCAACAGAAAGAGAATTAAGTTCAAATCTAGGAGTTAGCAGGGTTACTATTAGAAAAGCAATGAGAGGTTTAATAATGGAAGGCCTCTGTGAAAAAAAATCTGGTAAGGGGATTTTCGTTGCTGATAAAAAGCTGATCATGAATATTCAAAATCTTGAAGGTACTACACAATTTATCAAGCGGTTTGGCTTTGATATTAAAACATCAGTTATTGACAAGAAAATCATTAAGTCTGAAGAAAATCTATCAAGTAAATTAGAGTTAGTTGAAGGTAGTGATGTTTTATTTTTAAAAAGAGTTAGGTATGTTAAAGGGGAACCTGTGATGTTGGAAGAAACTTATCTTCCTTTATATTTATTTGAAAATATAGAGATTGAGGATTTAAATAGATCTCTTTATAATGTTTTAAATCATAAGTATAATATAAAACCTGCTCGTTCAAAGGGTGTGTATAACATACGTATTTCAGGTGAAAAAGAATCGGAAATATTAAATTTGAAATTAAATACCCCTCTTCTTGTCAAAAAAGCAACTTCTTATACAAGTGAAGAAATTCCTTTTGAATATAATATTGCTAAGTATCGCACAGATAAATTTGAATTTATAATTGATTTGAAATCAAATTAATGACTATAAGGTTGTAATTAGGGTTATTTTCAGGAGGAGATTTTTTGATTTTTTAAAGGGATAGCCCACAATCCCAATAAATTAAATTTAATTTTGGAGGTAATGGTTATGAAAGTCATAGGACTTGGTGATAGTGTAGTAGATAAGTATTTAGATTTAAACGAGATGTTCCCTGGTGGAAATGCTTTAAATTTTAGTGTATATGCTAAAAAGCTGGGTTTTGATTCAGCATACATGGGTATATTAGGTGATGATGAGCCTGGTGCACATATTATAAAGACTTTAAAAAAATATAAGATTGATATTTCCCATTGTCGGGTATATAAAGGAGAAACTGGTTATGCAGAAGTTAATTTAGATGATGGAGAGAGGGTCTTTGTTGGTGGTAATAAGGGTGGAGTATTATATGAGAATAGTTTTAAAATATTTCAAAAAGATTTGGAATATTTAGGTGATTTTGATTTAATTCATACAAGCTGTTTCAGCAATATTGAAGAGAGCTTAGAGAAATTAAAAAAATTAAATGTGCCTATTTCTTTTGATTTTTCAAGCAACATAAGTGAGCATTATTTAAAAGAAATATGTCCTAAAATTGATTTTGGAATAATATCTTGCAGTAATATATCTGTAAATGAGACTAAAAATAAACTGAAAACTGTAGTTGAATTGGGGTGTGATTTTGCCCTGGCAACAAGGGGAGAACAAGGTGCATATCTGTATTACCAAAATGAGTATTTTTACCAAAGTGCTCACAAAGTTGTTCCTTTAGATACACTTGGTGCAGGGGATTCTTTTCTTACATCTTTTCTGATGGATTATATGTCGAAATCTAATTTTTCAGTGGAGGTGATAAAAAAATCGCTTGCTAGGGCAGCTAAATTTGCTGCAGAGACTTGTTTGGTAAATGGGGCTTTTGGTGAAGGCAAAAAAATTAACTAGGAGGATTTAAATTGAGAAGAAGAGTAGGGTTATTTTTAATTGTATTAGCTTTTATTGTAATTTTAACTAGTGGAGTTGTTGCCCAGGATATAGTACATTTAAATTTCATGCATAGATGGACACGGAGTCCGGATAACGAATTTTTAGCAGAAATAGCAAAGAATTTTGAGAAGGAGAATCCCAATATAGATGTTAAAGTAACTGCTATATCAAATAATCCATATAAGGAAAAGATTAAAATTGTTTTAGGCACTGATAATGCACCTGATGTTTTCTTTACTTGGCCTGGTGAATTCACAAATCGTTTTATTCGGGAAGACAAGGTGCTTGATTTAACAAAATATATGGAAGATGGTTGGCAAGGTGATTTTGTCCCATCTATCCTTGAACCGTTTAAATATAATGGTCGAATTTATGGCGCACCT
This window contains:
- a CDS encoding sugar ABC transporter substrate-binding protein; translated protein: MILVFSVLAVGGISVMAQENYKIAYIARAQGDSFAAWLANSVEKEAEKYKNIEVKVFDGQASDAKQNSLIENSITNQFDLVIIQPNNGEAQRPYAEKVVEAGIELITTNARIEGIEGASSVDANPYAQAAVNARKAVEQIPQNANVVVLNGPPGNFHASERRKAWEQEFFKKRPDVEIVGEQIANWNKGEAMRYMEDWVMSNDKIDAIISMNDNMAAGALEVVKNDSQFEDILAYGVDGTAEACLLIKEGKMTSTTMQSAYALAEKLLWASNLLLTNEVIEIHTDISNPLVTQENVDEYLEMHKEAGNL
- a CDS encoding ABC transporter permease; amino-acid sequence: MKLDLDRNFSKLKQKYGILLVLILLITVASFINGNFLTIRNITNISRQISITTILAFGETILIISGMLDLSSGSVLALSGLLSVSVFKMTGSLLIAFIIAIAVAVFCNILSGIMVTKFKTPPFIATLAMLAMARGAALLYTNGQNIYQIGEYTVFGQGSIGVIPTPIIFLVLIGLLTWYILKHTRLGRSLYSIGGNEEASIASGIDVNKNKMIAFIINGVFVGIAGVIFMSRVNAGLPNGAQGFEFEALTSSIIGGTSFSGGIGTAGGTVIGAFIVGTLNNIMNLSGVNSYLQQIIRGAIIALAVIYDTYSKNVKIKSKLAKVKEE
- a CDS encoding NAD(P)-dependent alcohol dehydrogenase is translated as MMDKMKVALMPEPGKMEIIERDIPEIKDNEVLVKIEHVGLCGSDLHYYEHGRIGDFIVKDPIVLGHESAGRVVKAGKNTEKLEVGDYITLEPGIPCGICEFCKTGRYNLCPDVEFLATPPYDGAFAEYLAYPENMCFKLPEGMDTVEGALIEPLSVGFHAANQADAKIGDTAVVLGAGCIGLATLMALMARGIKEVYMADLIDLRLNKAREIGATEVFNAKKVNAVEEVMKMTDGQGVDLVIDTAGSKITAQQTVELVKRGGKIVLVGMAADPVFKFDFGKLQAKEVLINTVFRYRNIYPSAIKAVGSDLIDIKQIVTDTFGFLEIKEAFDYNIENKDKTVKIVIDMNE
- the serS gene encoding serine--tRNA ligase, translated to MLDLRFVRENTEVVAEALKKRGKDISLDEFIKLDEERREILYEAEQLKHKRNTVSAQIGELKRAGEEASEIISEMKEVSNKIKDYDERLNEIEDSLSSILLGIPNIPHESVPFGKDEDDNVEVRKWGEPRDFDFEYKAHWDLGEELDILDFERGSKVTGTRFTFLKGAGARLERSLINFMLDFHVKEHGYTEVFPPFIANADSATGTGQLPKFAEDMFKLEELDYYLIPTAEVPVTNMYRQEILSADELPINHVAYSACFRAEAGAHGRDTRGIIRQHQFNKVEMVKFVEPVESYNELEKITQNAEEILQELGLPYRVVILCTGDLTFSSAKTYDIEVWMPAYNTYREISSCSNFEDFQARRASIKYRPAPKAKAEFVHTLNGSGLAVGRTVAAILENYQNEDGTVTVPEVLRPYMGIDIIK
- a CDS encoding IS91 family transposase, whose amino-acid sequence is MDNLIELISIMKRKEIQKQHTIKKIFTHNNNWKIFKDNRLSEVVPADMIDDVIEQVERALGCGNPENGYTLYKCLECGHEHIIGFSCKSRFCVRCGKKYIDNWVEKQVENILDTSHRHLVFTLPEQLRGYVYWHRDLLKDMCDAVNELIQDYYDKQSKEKEYQVGVITVVHTFGRDVGFNPHIHALLTEGALDKYKQWKHIGYISYPYLRKSWQKVLLNIFRKYFKEDLKVQNLVRELYQKYPNGFYVNAESRLINARGATRYIGRYLARPAMAEYRILEYDGKKVRFWYEDHNTKKRKELLLDVLDFIGRLIMHVPKKYFKMVRRYGLYSRGFNKKVKKIVSLWKYMKKRQLKLIVVEKKKRVMRWRENIIKSFDRDPLICRKCGSEMVLYEIWSPKHDFIYHFEHTDENGRHIKRYPWEEDPRIERRKRARQLGTTIPFPGPPRRMVCL
- a CDS encoding glycerophosphodiester phosphodiesterase gives rise to the protein MEKTKVIAHRGAAAYAPENTLPSFEKAVDMGVDGLELDVHLSKDREVVVIHDERIDQTSNGTGFVKDLTLAELKNFDFGSWFNMNFCQTKIPTLEEVIELLDRKKWTGLLNIEIKSGIVIYPGIEEKLIDIVRENNLGDRVIFSSFNHQCLKVIKEIEEKAEIGLLYVSNIIDPWLYAEYLGAAALHPEFHIVYNNPHLVEKCREKSIAINTYTVDKEKHLTGLFKYKIDGIITNKPDLALKVRRKYQ
- a CDS encoding PfkB family carbohydrate kinase, with the translated sequence MKVIGLGDSVVDKYLDLNEMFPGGNALNFSVYAKKLGFDSAYMGILGDDEPGAHIIKTLKKYKIDISHCRVYKGETGYAEVNLDDGERVFVGGNKGGVLYENSFKIFQKDLEYLGDFDLIHTSCFSNIEESLEKLKKLNVPISFDFSSNISEHYLKEICPKIDFGIISCSNISVNETKNKLKTVVELGCDFALATRGEQGAYLYYQNEYFYQSAHKVVPLDTLGAGDSFLTSFLMDYMSKSNFSVEVIKKSLARAAKFAAETCLVNGAFGEGKKIN
- a CDS encoding GntR family transcriptional regulator, whose protein sequence is MKISINKNSHIPIYFQIQKQIRKAIEKVKIKPGEQLPTERELSSNLGVSRVTIRKAMRGLIMEGLCEKKSGKGIFVADKKLIMNIQNLEGTTQFIKRFGFDIKTSVIDKKIIKSEENLSSKLELVEGSDVLFLKRVRYVKGEPVMLEETYLPLYLFENIEIEDLNRSLYNVLNHKYNIKPARSKGVYNIRISGEKESEILNLKLNTPLLVKKATSYTSEEIPFEYNIAKYRTDKFEFIIDLKSN